The genomic DNA CTGATTCCGCCGCCGCTGTAATCAACTGATCTTCCTCAAGTGTCGGCATCTTCAGGCTGATCTTCTTTAATGGCTTTGACATAGTGATTGACCTCACGGCGATTGGCCCTGCGTAGGCTAATAATTCTCCTTGTCGACTCGCGATCTACAAAGGCTACAAAATAGAGTATGTCTCCATTTGGAGCCAAAGCAACCATCCTTACT from Armatimonadota bacterium includes the following:
- a CDS encoding BrnT family toxin, producing the protein MRYDFDPGKDATNLSKHGLSLAAAAELSWEAALVWLDDRADYGEVRMVALAPNGDILYFVAFVDRESTRRIISLRRANRREVNHYVKAIKEDQPEDADT